TATCAGGTTAGAGGGAAGTAGCGAAATCCATCAGAGGAATCTGCGATATGTATTAGCCTTATACCTGATACGGAAAAAGCTTTTTAAAGTAAGATCTTTTCATAAGCAAAATGAGGAAGAATATATTATTCTTTATTATCCGAAAGAAGACCGGGAATTTAATGTATTTAATCCCGATTTAAAAGAGGAAGAGATTGAGTCTATCACATCCGAAATGAGTCAACTCCTGAACTATCCCTACCTGGAACAGACAAGTGACGTGAAGTAAGGAATCATGAATTGCCGCGGTAACTGATTCCGGATAATGGTGTTGAAGATAACATAAGAAGTGCGCCTGGTATATATTCGATATTGCAATTGCCGGCGGAGGGAGAATCTTGTGTTCGTCCATCTTTTGAGCGGCTTCAGGTATATACCTTTCTCCTGGATGAGGGCGAAAGCGAGATTCTCCCCCATATGCATCAAGCTAAAATGTGGAAACGGTGAAGAATGGCAAACCACCCATAATCCCCTTTAGTCTCCCTTTAGAAAATGGGGAAAAGTTTGATATGTTTGATCAGACAAACTTTTCTCAAGAGGAAATCCTTCCTTCTAACCCCCCTTTAAAAAAGGGGGGTTAGAAGGGATTAGAGGGGAATATGCACACACATTGCTCTTTTTCCGAGGGGATACTTCCTTTTTTATGGAACACTATTCTTATAGCTTGATTGTATAGGAATTTTCATTTTATGTAAGCGGTTTTCAGGGTGGCACGGACAAACTCCGTTTGTCCGTGTTGCCGTCTTTAACTTGATGCATATGAGGTTTGCCCCTACAAGTACCATAAGCAAGATCCAACAGTATACAGCCTTTTTCCGTAAAGAGTTTTAACGTAAAATCTTACATCGGTTTTACCTCGTAAATGATTTGTGAACGGTTATTGAGGTGCATAGGTAGATGTGTTTGCCGGTGTGTTAAAGCTGCACGACTCGCAATCTCCGGCTACCCCTTGTTTTTTTCTTTCTTTTAGTAATGATTGAAGTTTTATTACCTGGTCGTTGTCAAGATTTTTTTGCCTTTGCAGAGCCAGCAATTTAATACGGGTTTGCCGTGTCTTTTTAATACTTGGACATACCGTTTTTCTCATACCTACAGGACAAATACCGGCTATTTTCTTCTTATTTATTTTCATTGCTCTTACAACCCCTTTCTAAGTTTTACATGCAAGTCTCACTTGTACTACAAGTTTCACTCGCATTATTGGAAACTAAGTTCGGAGTAGGCATAAAGATGTTCAGGGTCTCCTTTGCCGCTGATTGTTCTGCTTCTTTTTTGCTTTTTCCCCACCCCCTGCCGTACTCATTACCTTTTATTAACACGATTACCTCAAATGATTTCCCATGATCTGGACCAATTTGCTGGAGAACCCGGTAACTGGGCGTAACACCATATTCTTTTTGACTGTATTGCTGAAGAATAGATTTATAATTCTTCTCATGTTGATTTTTGCAAACAATATCAATCTCTTTTGCTAAATATTTTATCGTAAAATTGTAGGCTGCCTCAAAGCCTCCATCAATATAAATCGCTGCAATAACTGCCTCAAAGACATTCGCAAGTAAAGATTTCGGAAGAAAATTCCGGTCGTTTAAACCCTTTCCTACAAAAAGGAAATCTTGCAAATTTGCTTCCAAACTAACCCGTGCAAGCGTCGCCTGACTTACCACCACGGACTTTATCTTTGTCAACTCTCCTTCGCTGTATTGTGGCAGCGTCTTATACAAGTAATCGGAAATAATCATTCCCAATATAGCGTCCCCTAAAAATTCTAGTCGCTCATTCGAAAGATTATTTTCTAATCGGCAAGAAGTGTGGGTAAGCGCTTTTTCAAGCACCAGGGTATTATGAAAGCAATATCCTATTGCTAATTGGCACTCATTAAGTTTTTCTGGATTTATATGATTATTCACCTGGAATATCATTTTTTTGAAACTTTTTTTCCTTAAACAACATAGATTCTTCTATAGCGGTATACTTTGTGGCAGCGCTAATAAGTTCAACGGCTGTGCTTCTCCTGAATGACACAACCTCTACCCGGCATCCATGCGCTTTTAGCATTTCCACAAGTGGCACAAAATCTCCATCGCCACTTACCAATACTACGGTATCTAACTTTGGGGCAATTGCTATGGAATCTATGGCAATACCCATATCCCAATCTCCTTTTGCTGTTCCATCTGGCCTTAATCGAAGTTCTTTCGATTTAATTTCATATCCTAAACGACTTAACGCGTCGGTAAAGCTTGATTGGTCTACATCGGGTTTTTGTACAACATATGCGATAGCACGGATAAGATTTCTATCGCCTACAACTTCTAATAAGAGTTTACTATAATCTATTTTTGACTGGTGTAACGCCTTTGCTGAATAAAACATATTTTGGACATCTACAAAGATCCCGATCCTTTGTTGTGATCCTCTGACTCTTCCACCTACCATGTATATCTTCCTTTCTCATAAAAACTTGAAGCAGCAAAGATTACATATAAGTACCTAACTTAAAAATTTTTTTCGTAAAAATACCATAGGGAAAATTAGGTAGGTTAAAATAAAAATACTCTATAAATTCAAAGAACGTAAGGTAGTTATAACAAATTATGTCATAACGTACCTTTTGGCAAAATATTAGAACAACACCATAAAGTACAATATTTTATTGTAACAGCCTTTTGCTGACAGTCAATTAAAAAACTGAAAAAGTTAATTTTATTGACACTTCTTATAAATTTTGATAAATTTACTTAGGAATTATATAAATCTAAATGCTTTATTGGCAATAACTAAACATAAAACAAATAGAGATCGGCAATTAAAATTATTTATGGACATAGAATCTTTAAGAAGGGAAATTGATACCCTGGATTCGAAGATTGTGGAGTTATTGAATGAAAGAGCCAGAATTGTGCTAAAAATCGGTGAGATTAAAAAACAGAACCGTGCCCAGGTCTATGTCCCTAATCGGGAACAAGAGGTTTATTTCCGAATTACATCACAAAATAAAGGTCCTTTAACGAATGAATGTCTCATGGCTGTATACCGGGAATTGATGGCTGGTTCCCTGGTATTGGAAAAAGCAATAAAAGTATCTTATCTTGGTCCTGAAGGGACCTTTAGTTACTTTGCCGCCAGACAAAAGTTTGGTTCATCTGTTGAGTTTATTCCGACAAGAGGAATCGATGATGTTTTTAGAGACGTAGCAGGGGGCAGAAGTGATTATGGAATTGTGCCGGTTGAAAACTCTACCGAAGGTGGAATACGAGAAACATTAAATATGTTTGTGGGGTTTGATGTTAAAATATGCGCTGAAATTATTTTGCCGATTCACCACAATCTTATGGCAAATTGCGCAAAAGAAGAGATAAAGAAGGTGTATTCTAAACCACAAATTCTCTCTCAATGTAAAAATTGGCTGGCAAGTAACCTTCCCTCTGCTGAATTGGTGGAGGTAAGTAGCAGCGCTGAGGCAGCCCGTATTGTTAAAAGGGCTTTAGAATCTGAAAATGAAGGACGATATTATGCTGTAATTGCTAATGCAGAAATGGCACAGCAGTATGGCCTTAACATTCTTTTTAAAAATATTGAAGATAATCCAAATAATGTGACCAGATTCTTTGTTCTTGGCAAAGAGTATAGTGCTCCGAGCGGAAGGGACAAGACAGCCGTGATGTGCTATATAAAAAATCAAGCAGGGGCATTATTGGAAATATTAGAACCTTTTAAGACTTACCATATTAATCTTACCAATATTGAGTCTTTGCCCACAAGAAAAAATGCCTGGGAGTACTGTTTTTATCTTGATTTTGAAGGGCATGCGTCGAATGAGATAGTTCAGAAAGCGCTGAAAGAGATATCGAAAAGATGTTTTGAGATCAAGATTTTGGGGTCTTTTCCGAAATGCGACTGAGAGGGTATTCCATACGGAGACTATGAGAAAAAAGCCCTTAATTATAGGGAACTGGAAAATGAACCTTACCCTGAAGGAGGGAGTGGCATTTGCCCAATCACTCAGAGATAGCTTATCAGGTAAAAATGAAGTTCTGTGTGGAATTTGCCCATCCTTTGTTTCTTTGAGAGATATTGGTAAGGTATTAGAGGGTAGTGGCATCTATATGGCAGCACAGAATGTCCACAGTAGTGAAAATGGCGCATACACAGGTGAAGTTTCCGCTCCGATGGTAAAAGAGACTGGCTGTACTCATGTGCTTATAGGGCATTCTGAGCGGAGAAATATTTTCGGTGAAACTGATGCCTTTATCAATGCAAAAATAAAGGCGGCGCTGTCTGTCGGTTTAAAACCAATTTTATGTATTGGAGAAAAGTTAAACGAAAGGGAGGATGGAAGAACAGAATATGTAATCAAAAATCAATTAAAAGATGATTTACAAGGTATTCGGGCTGATGAAATGAAAGAATTTACCATTGCATATGAGCCTGTATGGGCAATTGGCACAGGGAAAACAGCTTTACCTGAACAGGCTAATGAAGTCCATTCGTTTATTAGAAGTATTTTAGCGGAAAAGTATGGTAAATATATTGCAGGTAACGTATATATCCAATACGGCGGAAGCGCTAAACCAGAGAATGCGTATGAATTGCTGGCACAGCCAGAAATCGATGGGCTTCTGGTTGGCGGCGCTAGTATTAAATTAGAATCTTTTTTACATATTATTGAGGCTGCATCGAATCCTTAGAGATGAACCGCCTCGGATGAGAAAAAATATTCATTTACCAGTAAAAATAAAAGAAATGAATGAGAGAATATTAAGTGTTTTGCAGTATTTTTTTATTATCGGGAGAGTTACATGGTGAAGGCTGAAAAAGCGTTTAAATGGGGAATTGCAATCGTTATTATTTTTGGAATTCTCAATGCATTTTACTTCCTGAATTTAATCATTGCATTAAAGATTGCATTGCCTGTTTTATGTGTATTCCTTATTGGAGCGATCTTGCTGCAATCAGGTAAAGGCGGAGGGCTAGCTGCCATCGGTGGGTTGGGTGATCAGGCCGCCTTTGGTACGAGAACAAGTACATTTTTGACGAAAGTTACCTATCTTATAGGCGCCGCATTTATCGTTGCTACTATCTTTCTGTTTAAACTATCTATTAATATGAATGTTATGCACACAAAGGTTACACAGCCAGCTTCTGAAGCGCAACATGAGCATACCCATGACCATCCTGACCACGAAGGGCATGAGGGGGAACATGATCATCCGGATGTTCCTCAGGCAGGGAGTGATGGAGATACAACCTCTAAGTTTGGTATGCAAAATATTGCGGAAGAGCCTCCCAGACCAGCCCATGAACAACCCATGTCGGAGGGTAAAGCGCCGGGAAATCAATCGCCTGATACCCATCCTGCCGGGGAAGGAGAGCAAACATCAAATGTTACAGAAGAGCCTGTTGCTGAAGAGGAAACAAAAACAGGACAGAATCCGGATGAATAGTTTCCTGTTTGGGAATTTCGATTCCACAGGGCAACCCTTTCGGGTTGCTGTTACCGATCATATATTCCTGGGGGAAGGCAAGGCTAAAGCCTTACCCTGCATCGAATCTGTTTTTTCTTGAATTGCTGCCAGGGGCAGCCTCATTTAATACATGCAATTTATTGGGGACATTGATGCTTAAAAGTATGACAGGATTTGGCAGCGCTGAGTACAAAGATGATGCATGTATGATGCACATAGAAATCCGTTCAGTCAATAACCGGTTCTTAAAGATAGATTCACGATTACCAGATGTTTTACAAACCTTTGAGAATGAGATCGAGCGCCCCATCAGGGAAAAAATCGTTCGCGGTACGGTCCTTTTAAATATAAATTACCATTCCCTCAAACAGGAATCCGAATATATCTTAAATACTGATAAGTTAAGGGAATATCATAAGCTGCTAAACGATATAAAAAAAGAGATGGGTTCCAGGGAAAGAGTATCGATTAATTCCCTGATGTTACTGCCAGGAATATTCCTGAAGGGGAAAAAAAGCCCGGAGAATGCGGATAACATATTATCCCTGAGTGTTACTCTTCTGAATCAGGCGCTCGATAAAATGCTGGAAATGAGGGCTATAGAGGGGAAAAATCTTGCAAAGGATATTGAGCAAAGAAAAGAATTTATCCTTTCCATGCTCCAAAAGATTGAGATGAGAGCGCCTGCAGTGGCCCAGGAATACAGCAAACGTTTAAAAAACAGGGCAGCTTCATTACTGGCAGGAACTGATATAGAATTAACCGACAGTAACCTTTACCGGGAAATTGCTATTTTTGCAGAACGGTGTGATATTACCGAAGAGATTAATCGCCTTAAAAGTCATTTAAATCAACTGCATGAAACACTCTGCTCGGATGAACCTACCGGCAGGAAGATTGATTTTATTGTTCAGGAAATGTTTCGTGAAACGAATACCATGTGCTCAAAAGCGAATGATAGCATACTGCTAAAGGATTTGGTGGATGTAAAAACAGAGATTGAGAAAATTCGTGAACAGGCATTTAACATTGAATAGAAGTATGTAATTTCTCAATCGTAAAGTAGCGGGCAGAATGGGCAAAATAGTAATCATTTCAGGGCCGTCCGGATCGGGTAAGACAACAGTATGCAAACTGCTTGAGAAGGATCCACGGATAAAAAAATCCATATCAGTAACCACTCGTCATCCCCGTCATAATGAGAAAAACGGAGAGTCCTATTATTTTGTATCTCCTGAAGAATTCGAATCTATGATTCAGAAAGGTGAATTGGCAGAATATGCAACGTATTGCGGGTACTATTATGGAACTCTCCTTCAACCGATGGAAGAAGCTCTTACAAAAGAGATTTTTTACTTGCTCGAAATAGAAGTGCAGGGTGCATTGAAAATCAAGGAAAAGTTTCCGCAAGCCATAGCAATATTTTTATTACCACCGGAAAAAAGTACCCTGCACCAACGGCTGATCCAAAGAAATACCAATACTACCAATGATATAGTATGCCGGTTGGAAATTGCTGATAAGGAGTTAGCATACAAAGATAAATATGATTACTGTGTGGTAAATGATACCCTGGATGTAACGATACATTCTATCCGTAAAATATTAAATCTGACCTGATCATGTCTTATCATATCGTTTTGGGTGTTACGGGAAGTATTGCTGCCTACAAGGCCGTTGAAGTCGTGTCGAGCCTGATAAAACAGGGAAATCGCGTTACGGTAATCATGACGTCAACCGCACAACGCTTTGTACACCCTGTCACTTTTCGCTCGATTTCACATAATCAGGTCGTAACAGACCTTTTCGTTGATAATGAAAACTATAACCCTAATCATGTATCTCTGGGGGAATGCGCCGATCTTATCGTAGTTGCGCCAGCTACGGCAAATTTTATCGGTAAGGTCATATCCGGTATTGCTGATGATGCATTAACCTGTACCGTTATGGCAGCACAATGTCCGGTAATTATTGCGCCCGCAATGAATGATAGTATGTATGGAAATCCTATTGTGCAGGAAAATATAAAAAAACTTGCACGTCTTGGATACGTATTTATTGAGCCGGAAGAGGGCCGGTTGTGCACAGGACAGGTCGGAAAAGGGAGATTAGCCTCCCTTGAGAAGATTCTTGATGTAATCAAAGAAGAGCTTGCCAAAGGAGGCAGATAGATAGTCATGAATACGATAACAATAAAGGTAATGAAAAAACAAGGGTGTGAGGATTTACCATTACCCCGGTATATGAGTAATGCCGCAAGTGGTATGGATTTATATGCAGCAGTGGATAATGCTGTTCAGCTTGATCACCATGAGATAAAGCTGATCCCTACGGGTATTCATATCGAGTTGCCGTTAGGGTATGAGGCACAGGTTAGACCAAGAAGCGGATTGGCTTTAAAATATGGATTGACACTCTTGAATACTCCGGGCACTATTGATAGTGATTATCGCGGAGAAATAGGGATTATTTTATGTAACTTCGGACAAAATCGATTTACCGTCGAGCGAGGGATGCGGATTGCTCAGTTAGTAATTCAGCCCGTGGTTAAGGCAGAATTGATAGAGGTTGAACATCTGGAAGAATCCCATCGTGGTACAGGTGGTTTTGGCCACACAGGACAATAGCGGCATGGAGAATTCTCATCTCTGCAGGGCAAACCTTTAGGTTTGCTATCCCCATGCAGGTATTGTTGCCGAAGGCTTAGTACACTGTCAATAGAATTCATGATAATACGGTTTGTATCGGCTCAACTGCATGGGGCTGTGTCATTGCGAGGGTATTGTTCGAAGCAATCTCTTGAATAGTTGAGAAAAGATTGCTTCGGGAAAAACCCCCTCGCAATGACAAATACTCTGGAGCCTCTTATGGTAAATTATCTTGAATGAAAGATTTGTGAAGCGGAACAATTCTTTCTTTGTATGATTGTTTCAATTCCTCATAGGTTCAATGAAAGTCTGAATCAAGGCAATCATGGAACGACGGGAAATACAGTTTCAATTTCTTATAGGTTCATACTTAGGAAATTCAAATAAAGAGTTCCTCCTCCTTGATGGGGGAGGTTAGGTGGGGGTGAAGGAAAAGGATAACCACCCTCCCCTGGCCCCTCCCATCAAGGGAGGGGAAAAAGTAGCCGAAGGCCTAATGTAATTTGAAATCCCTACACCTTTTTGATGTGCTGGCTGATAATGAAAGAAAGGAAGGGATAGTTTTTTAACAGAGAAGGAATACTATGGGAATTAAACGTTTTGTACAGTGCGCTGCTGCGGTTATTCTTATAGCCTTCACACTCTTTATCTTCATAAGTTTTCTCAGCTATTCTCCCAATGACCCTCCCTTTGCAGATTATCCCGGTAATAATTCTGTAAGGAATTTTTGTGGAAAAGCAGGGGCATTCGTTGCAGGATATGCCATGGCGGGTTTGGGTAAGACCTCCTACCTGATAGTCATCTTGCTGGCGCTGTTAGGGGTATTGTATCTTTACAGAAAGGATATAGAATTCCTTTGGGTAAAAATAATGGGAGCAGTTTTATTGCTATTCTCGGTGGCCTCCTTGCTAACCCTGACATGTTACGCATCGAAAAAGTCTCTCCTTTCAGCCAATTTAGGGGGAATCTTTGGGCTTGTCATTACTTCCAGGCTCTATGAGTATTTCAGTCTTACGGGCACTATCATTATTCTGGCATCGGGATTTGCTCTATCTGTTATGCTCATCCTGAATGTTACTCCCGTCTCTCCATTTCTGAGCGGCGCGCCAAAAGAAAAAAAAATCAAACGGGCTTCAACAAACGATGCTAAAATAGGTAAAGATGCTAAAATGAATAGCGCTGAGGCAGATAATTCTCAGGCGAAAGGTATCCGTACTTTCCGGCAATCGAAGGAGAATGAGATTGAAGATTTAAGCAGTGTGGCGGATAATTGTATTGATGAACAGCCAATACCTGCACCGGTAAGAGAAATAAAGAATGAACCGCTCAAACTCATGAGTAAATTTCAAAAACCACGGGAGGCAAAAGAGATTCAAGAAACCCGGAAGACCCCGCATGCCGAACAACATCCCGAAGAGGAAGGGGGAGATGCTTATGCGGAAACTGCGAAAAAAAAGGATTCTTCCTATACATTGCCGCAACTGGATCTGCTGGAAAAGCCTGTTGCAAAGCAATCGGAGGATGACTGGGATCAAATTACACAGCGTGCTCATGTTTTAAAAAATGCCCTTGAGCAGTTTAATATAAAATCAGAGGTCGTGGAAATTGAAAGAGGGCCTGTTATTACCATGTATGAACTGGAACTAGCCCCGGGGACAAAGGTCGGTAAGCTGGTGAGTCTTTCAGATGATCTGGCAATCGCCCTGAAGGCGCCCAGTGTAAGGATTGTCGCACCGCTCCTTGGGAAGTCGTCCATTGGTGTGGAAGTTCCCAATGTACAAAGAAAAACCGTGATGTTACGGGAGTTGCTGGATGCGTCTGATGAACTCCGGAAAAAAATGGCCATCCCGCTCCTGATCGGTAAGGATGTTGCCGGAAATCCCGTAATATCAGACTTAGCCGCTATGCCTCATTTACTTATTGCCGGAACGACCGGTTCCGGAAAATCAGTTTGTTTAAATTCCATTATCTTAAGTATCCTATTCTTACGGCATCCCAGCGATATTCAGCTTTTGCTGGTAGACCCCAAAATGGTTGAATTTTCCTTATTTCGGGAAATTCCCCATTTAATAAGCCCGGTAGTGACAGATATGAAAAAAGCCGCTGCTGTGCTGGAATGGGCAGTAAATAAAATGGAAGAACGGTACGCCTTATTGGCGAGCGTCGGGGTAAAGCACATCAATGGGTATAACAGATTGGGAATGGCTGAGATCAAAAAACGTCTGAATCCGGAAGGTGATGCCAGTCTTGATGATGTACCTTTCTATCTGCCTCATATCGTTATTGTCGTTGATGAGCTGGCCGATTTGATGATGGTGGCATCGAAAGAGGTGGAAGGCTCGGTAATTCGCCTTTCTCAGAAATCACGTGCTGTGGGTATTCATCTCATACTCGCAACACAACGGCCATCGGTTGATGTTATTACCGGATTAATTAAGTCAAATCTACCCTCCAGGATATCATTTTACGTTGCTTCAAAAGTAGATTCGAGAACAATCCTTGACCAGAATGGGGCAGAGAAGCTGTTGGGAGGGGGAGATATGTTGTTTTTACCACCCGGAACGTCAAAACTGGTACGCGTGCAGGGGGCATATGTAAGTGATGAAGAGGTACGGAATGTGGTTGAATATCTTACGAAATGCGCTGCACCACAGTTTAACCCGGAATTGAAGAGCTGGAAAGGCGCATCAGACAAAGATAACAGAGCGAAAGATAACCTTTACCATGAGGCGGTAAGGATTGTACTCGAGACGCAAAGAGGCTCTGTTTCCCTCTTACAGAGAAGGCTTGAGATCGGATATTCACGTGCTGCCAAGTTGATTGATCTCATGGCAGATGACGGAATCGTTGGGGAATATAAGGGTAGCCAGGCGCGAGAAGTATTTTTAACTCTGGAAGAATGGGACTCCCAGATGGCCCATGCGGATCAGGAAGAAATGGATAATGCATAGGCGGCCAATATGCCTATTTCTTCGGGGGTGCAAAGGCATATGCATCAAGCTAACTACCACAAAACCCCGGGGTAAGGGAACAGGACTGGGGTGCAAAGGCATATGCATCAAGCTAACCCGTAATCCCCCTTGATCCCCCTTTAGAAAAGGGGGAAAATCCCTTGTTTTTCCTTTTCTAAACTTATCCTTCCTTCCCCCTTTTTAAAGGGGAGTTAGGGGGGATTAGAAGAGAACATGGACACATGCTGTTCTTTTTACAAGGAGATACCTCCTTTTTTATGGAACAATGTCCTTAGCCTGATGCATATGGGGGAGCAAGGTTAAAGCCTTGCCCTACATTTTATATAAGAGATAAAAGGTGCCAAAAGGCCTCTTGTTTGTTCTGCCTTCCTTGATAGAGGGAGGTAAATTGAAGGAAAAAGACTATAGTATGAAATCAAAAAAAGTTGCTTTAATCAATTTAGGATGTCCAAAGAACCTGGTAGATGCAGAAGAGATTATCGGCAGGGTTGCAGATAGCGGGAGTACGATTTGTCAATACCCTGAGGATGCAGAGATACTCATTATAAATACCTGCGGCTTTATTGAAGACTCTAAACAGGAGTCAATTGATACCATATTGAAAATGGCAAAGCTCAAGGAAGATGCGCGATGTAAAAAAATTATCGTAACCGGCTGTCTGGCCCAAAGATATCCGCAGGAATTGAAAAACGATGTTCCTGAAATTGATCATGTGGTAGGTTTGAAAGACTTTGATACCCTAACGGATTTATCTGGTTCTGGTAAAAAGAGGAAAAAAGGTTCCCTGCAGTGTAATGATGATTGGCGTAACCGTATCAGATTGACCCCAAGACATTATGCATATCTCAGGATTTCTGATGGGTGCGATAATCGTTGCAGCTATTGTGCCATTCCCGATATACGAGGGAAATTTTCCAGCCGGACGCTGGAGAGCCTCGTAGAAGAGGCGCAACACATGGCATCTGAAGGTGTCAGGGAAATTCATGTTATTTCACAGGATACGACCTCCTACGGTATAGATTTGTATGGAAAATTTAAACTGCATGTGCTTTTAGGGAGATTATCAGAAATACAAGGTATTGAGTGGATACGGATATTGTATACTCATCCAAAGCATTTCTATCCGGAGCTTATTCATACGATAGCTGACCAGGCTAAAATTTGCAAATATGTGGATTTACCTATCCAGCATATCAACGATAGTATCCTGAAAAAGATGGGGCGGGGAGTAACCCATGCGCATATTGATACACTGATCAATGATTTACGCAACCATATTCCTCAGCTTTTTGTAAGGACTTCTGTTATCGTTGGATTTCCCGGAGAAACAGAAGAACAATTTCATGAGCTTTTAACCTTTATCCAGGCTACCCGATTTGAGAGATTAGGGGTATTTGCTTACTCAAAAGAAGATGCTACACCTGCTGCATCTTTTAAAAAGCAAATACCGAAAAGAGTAAAAGAACAGCGTTTAAAGGAGGTCATGCTCGCACAGCAAAAAATTATTTTAGAAAAACATAAAAATTTAGTAGGCA
The genomic region above belongs to Candidatus Jettenia caeni and contains:
- a CDS encoding chorismate mutase, with the translated sequence MDIESLRREIDTLDSKIVELLNERARIVLKIGEIKKQNRAQVYVPNREQEVYFRITSQNKGPLTNECLMAVYRELMAGSLVLEKAIKVSYLGPEGTFSYFAARQKFGSSVEFIPTRGIDDVFRDVAGGRSDYGIVPVENSTEGGIRETLNMFVGFDVKICAEIILPIHHNLMANCAKEEIKKVYSKPQILSQCKNWLASNLPSAELVEVSSSAEAARIVKRALESENEGRYYAVIANAEMAQQYGLNILFKNIEDNPNNVTRFFVLGKEYSAPSGRDKTAVMCYIKNQAGALLEILEPFKTYHINLTNIESLPTRKNAWEYCFYLDFEGHASNEIVQKALKEISKRCFEIKILGSFPKCD
- a CDS encoding phosphopantothenoylcysteine gives rise to the protein MSYHIVLGVTGSIAAYKAVEVVSSLIKQGNRVTVIMTSTAQRFVHPVTFRSISHNQVVTDLFVDNENYNPNHVSLGECADLIVVAPATANFIGKVISGIADDALTCTVMAAQCPVIIAPAMNDSMYGNPIVQENIKKLARLGYVFIEPEEGRLCTGQVGKGRLASLEKILDVIKEELAKGGR
- a CDS encoding ribonuclease III rncS, which codes for MNNHINPEKLNECQLAIGYCFHNTLVLEKALTHTSCRLENNLSNERLEFLGDAILGMIISDYLYKTLPQYSEGELTKIKSVVVSQATLARVSLEANLQDFLFVGKGLNDRNFLPKSLLANVFEAVIAAIYIDGGFEAAYNFTIKYLAKEIDIVCKNQHEKNYKSILQQYSQKEYGVTPSYRVLQQIGPDHGKSFEVIVLIKGNEYGRGWGKSKKEAEQSAAKETLNIFMPTPNLVSNNASETCSTSETCM
- a CDS encoding putative translocase subunit SecG, producing the protein MVKAEKAFKWGIAIVIIFGILNAFYFLNLIIALKIALPVLCVFLIGAILLQSGKGGGLAAIGGLGDQAAFGTRTSTFLTKVTYLIGAAFIVATIFLFKLSINMNVMHTKVTQPASEAQHEHTHDHPDHEGHEGEHDHPDVPQAGSDGDTTSKFGMQNIAEEPPRPAHEQPMSEGKAPGNQSPDTHPAGEGEQTSNVTEEPVAEEETKTGQNPDE
- a CDS encoding deoxyuridine 5'-triphosphate nucleotidohydrolase — translated: MNTITIKVMKKQGCEDLPLPRYMSNAASGMDLYAAVDNAVQLDHHEIKLIPTGIHIELPLGYEAQVRPRSGLALKYGLTLLNTPGTIDSDYRGEIGIILCNFGQNRFTVERGMRIAQLVIQPVVKAELIEVEHLEESHRGTGGFGHTGQ
- a CDS encoding guanylate kinase; this translates as MGKIVIISGPSGSGKTTVCKLLEKDPRIKKSISVTTRHPRHNEKNGESYYFVSPEEFESMIQKGELAEYATYCGYYYGTLLQPMEEALTKEIFYLLEIEVQGALKIKEKFPQAIAIFLLPPEKSTLHQRLIQRNTNTTNDIVCRLEIADKELAYKDKYDYCVVNDTLDVTIHSIRKILNLT
- a CDS encoding putative cell division protein, producing MGIKRFVQCAAAVILIAFTLFIFISFLSYSPNDPPFADYPGNNSVRNFCGKAGAFVAGYAMAGLGKTSYLIVILLALLGVLYLYRKDIEFLWVKIMGAVLLLFSVASLLTLTCYASKKSLLSANLGGIFGLVITSRLYEYFSLTGTIIILASGFALSVMLILNVTPVSPFLSGAPKEKKIKRASTNDAKIGKDAKMNSAEADNSQAKGIRTFRQSKENEIEDLSSVADNCIDEQPIPAPVREIKNEPLKLMSKFQKPREAKEIQETRKTPHAEQHPEEEGGDAYAETAKKKDSSYTLPQLDLLEKPVAKQSEDDWDQITQRAHVLKNALEQFNIKSEVVEIERGPVITMYELELAPGTKVGKLVSLSDDLAIALKAPSVRIVAPLLGKSSIGVEVPNVQRKTVMLRELLDASDELRKKMAIPLLIGKDVAGNPVISDLAAMPHLLIAGTTGSGKSVCLNSIILSILFLRHPSDIQLLLVDPKMVEFSLFREIPHLISPVVTDMKKAAAVLEWAVNKMEERYALLASVGVKHINGYNRLGMAEIKKRLNPEGDASLDDVPFYLPHIVIVVDELADLMMVASKEVEGSVIRLSQKSRAVGIHLILATQRPSVDVITGLIKSNLPSRISFYVASKVDSRTILDQNGAEKLLGGGDMLFLPPGTSKLVRVQGAYVSDEEVRNVVEYLTKCAAPQFNPELKSWKGASDKDNRAKDNLYHEAVRIVLETQRGSVSLLQRRLEIGYSRAAKLIDLMADDGIVGEYKGSQAREVFLTLEEWDSQMAHADQEEMDNA
- a CDS encoding triosephosphate isomerase, with amino-acid sequence MRKKPLIIGNWKMNLTLKEGVAFAQSLRDSLSGKNEVLCGICPSFVSLRDIGKVLEGSGIYMAAQNVHSSENGAYTGEVSAPMVKETGCTHVLIGHSERRNIFGETDAFINAKIKAALSVGLKPILCIGEKLNEREDGRTEYVIKNQLKDDLQGIRADEMKEFTIAYEPVWAIGTGKTALPEQANEVHSFIRSILAEKYGKYIAGNVYIQYGGSAKPENAYELLAQPEIDGLLVGGASIKLESFLHIIEAASNP